In the Arthrobacter sp. 31Y genome, one interval contains:
- a CDS encoding NAD(P)-dependent alcohol dehydrogenase — protein sequence MPTANAYAAPSASGDLALTTIERREVGPNDVHIDIKFAGICHSDIHTVRGDWGPQQYPLAPGHEIAGIVTEVGSDVTKHKVGDRVGVGCMVNSCKECKNCLAGEEQYCLKGNVGTYGAVDRDGTITQGGYSSNVVVNEDFVVTIPEGLDLDVAAPLLCAGITTYSPLQHWGAGPGKKVAVVGLGGLGHMAVKIADAMGAEVTVLSQSLKKMEDGLKLGADHYFATSDPSTFEDLAGTFDLIINTVSASIDISAYLQLLTLDGTLVNVGAPAEPLPVNVFSLITGRRRFAGSAIGGIRETQEMLNFCAEHGLGAEIEVIPASKINDAYERVLASDVRYRFVIDASTIG from the coding sequence ATGCCTACCGCTAACGCTTACGCTGCACCTTCGGCCTCGGGCGACCTGGCCCTGACCACCATCGAACGTCGCGAGGTTGGCCCGAACGACGTCCACATTGATATCAAGTTCGCCGGCATCTGCCACTCGGACATCCACACGGTCCGGGGCGACTGGGGCCCGCAGCAGTATCCTCTGGCCCCTGGTCACGAGATCGCCGGCATTGTCACCGAAGTTGGCTCGGACGTCACCAAGCACAAGGTGGGCGACCGCGTTGGCGTCGGCTGCATGGTGAACTCCTGCAAGGAGTGCAAGAACTGCCTGGCCGGAGAAGAACAGTACTGCCTTAAGGGAAACGTGGGCACCTACGGCGCCGTTGACCGCGACGGCACCATCACCCAGGGCGGTTACTCCAGCAACGTCGTGGTGAATGAAGACTTCGTGGTCACCATTCCGGAAGGTCTGGACCTCGACGTCGCCGCTCCGCTGCTGTGCGCCGGCATCACCACTTACTCGCCCCTGCAGCACTGGGGTGCCGGCCCCGGCAAGAAGGTTGCCGTGGTGGGTCTAGGTGGACTCGGCCACATGGCAGTGAAGATTGCCGACGCCATGGGTGCTGAGGTCACCGTGCTGTCGCAGTCGCTGAAGAAGATGGAAGACGGGCTCAAATTGGGCGCCGACCACTACTTCGCCACCAGCGATCCCTCCACGTTCGAGGATCTCGCGGGCACCTTCGACCTCATCATCAACACCGTCAGCGCCTCCATCGATATCAGCGCGTACCTGCAGCTGCTCACGCTCGACGGCACGTTGGTCAACGTTGGCGCACCGGCCGAACCCTTGCCGGTGAACGTGTTCTCGCTGATTACGGGTCGTCGTCGCTTTGCCGGTTCCGCGATTGGCGGTATCCGCGAAACTCAGGAGATGCTGAACTTCTGCGCGGAGCACGGCCTTGGCGCAGAGATCGAGGTCATCCCAGCCAGCAAGATCAACGACGCCTACGAGCGCGTTCTTGCCTCGGATGTCCGCTACCGCTTTGTCATTGACGCCTCCACTATCGGCTAG
- the hrpB gene encoding ATP-dependent helicase HrpB, translating into MAFPVPRSRDNGLVTFRLDTMGTGLVFADSLANLTAALSKQADGGTVLGRKASVGGAAAGGGVAVVQAPPGTGKTTLVPPLLANLLSEQHPQPRVVVTQPRRVAARSAARRLASLDGSRLGDRVGYTVRGESKLSRDTVVEFVTPGILLRRLLADPGLEDVHAVVLDEVHERGLETDLLVGMLAEVRELRGDLTLVAMSATLDAPRFAALLGPGEPGLDGGGSAPVVDCPSALHPLEVQWAPAREHRLDARGVSRSFLDHVASTAAAAYLAALKQHPEVDALVFLPGVREVSDVASRLRGQLPHNVEVLELHGQISPEAQDRAVSGREPGGSPRIIVTTSLAESSLTVPGVRLVIDSGLSREPRRDAGRGMSGLVTVSCSRASADQRAGRAARQGPGTVVRCYDPQAYAAAPAHQTPEISAADLTGAALVLACWGAPGGSGLKLPDTPPAAAMNDAVEVLRELGAVGGDGKVTAVGKTLARIPADPRLARALLDGSAVVGRRITAETVALVAGDHRAPGADLTKLLTMLRSGSDPGARRFVEDVKRMETLAGNETRARKEAAAVVHPRPAADITAREAPGFVVALAFPDRIARRVPGDGSTTYLLSSGTRAGLPAGSSLSGHDWLAVAEVSRAQGRDAAGTGAVIRSAAPLSAELGVAAAPGLLTEKVQAKFEQGRVMAKLERSLGAIVLSSTPVRPTVESGRSAVSRALEKSGLSMIGWSTAADSLRRRLGMVHRELGKPWPDVSETALLSRLDEWLGPEMEAMATGAAASSINLVDPLRRLLPWPDAARLEDLVPERLVVPSGSRIRIDYPEVVDGGPDQPGTGHPSTGHDGGRPVVAVKLQECFGWDRTPRLVEGRVPVLFHLLSPAGRPLAVTDDLASFWSGPYSQVRAEMRGRYPRHPWPEDPWTAPATAKTKNKM; encoded by the coding sequence ATGGCCTTTCCTGTACCCCGCAGCAGGGACAATGGTCTGGTGACTTTCAGACTGGACACCATGGGTACAGGGCTGGTCTTTGCTGATTCCCTCGCGAACCTCACTGCCGCCCTGAGCAAACAGGCCGACGGCGGTACTGTCCTTGGGCGGAAGGCGTCGGTTGGGGGAGCAGCAGCGGGTGGAGGCGTTGCCGTGGTTCAGGCGCCTCCGGGTACGGGCAAAACCACGCTGGTTCCACCGCTGCTGGCCAATCTCCTGTCGGAACAGCACCCCCAGCCACGCGTCGTCGTGACCCAACCGCGCCGTGTGGCGGCCCGCTCAGCCGCTCGCCGCCTGGCCTCGTTGGACGGAAGCCGCCTGGGTGACAGGGTGGGCTACACCGTCCGGGGTGAAAGCAAACTCAGCCGGGACACGGTGGTGGAATTCGTCACGCCAGGCATTCTCTTACGGCGCCTCCTGGCCGACCCCGGACTTGAGGATGTCCATGCCGTGGTCCTTGATGAGGTGCACGAACGCGGGCTGGAAACCGATCTCCTGGTGGGCATGCTCGCCGAGGTCCGCGAGTTGCGGGGTGACCTCACGCTGGTGGCCATGTCGGCCACTCTCGACGCGCCTCGTTTTGCGGCACTCCTGGGACCGGGCGAACCAGGGCTCGACGGCGGCGGGTCGGCTCCGGTGGTGGACTGCCCTTCCGCACTGCATCCGCTGGAGGTCCAATGGGCTCCTGCCCGGGAGCATCGACTGGATGCCCGGGGAGTGTCCCGGAGTTTCCTCGATCACGTGGCCAGCACTGCAGCGGCTGCCTACTTAGCGGCCTTGAAGCAGCACCCCGAGGTGGACGCGTTGGTTTTCCTCCCGGGAGTCCGGGAAGTTTCCGACGTCGCATCGCGCCTTCGCGGGCAGCTGCCACACAATGTGGAGGTGCTCGAGTTACACGGCCAGATCAGTCCGGAAGCCCAAGACCGGGCGGTATCCGGCCGGGAACCCGGCGGGTCACCCCGGATCATCGTGACGACGTCCTTGGCGGAATCGTCCCTCACAGTCCCCGGCGTGCGTTTGGTCATTGACTCGGGCCTTTCAAGGGAACCACGGCGGGACGCCGGCCGTGGCATGTCAGGACTCGTGACGGTCTCCTGTTCCCGGGCGTCGGCCGATCAACGTGCAGGTCGTGCAGCGAGACAGGGACCGGGCACCGTGGTGCGCTGCTACGACCCGCAAGCGTATGCCGCGGCTCCAGCGCACCAGACGCCCGAAATTTCTGCGGCGGACCTCACCGGTGCTGCCTTGGTTCTTGCATGCTGGGGTGCTCCTGGCGGTTCTGGTCTGAAGCTTCCGGACACACCGCCTGCCGCCGCCATGAACGACGCCGTGGAGGTCCTGCGTGAACTGGGCGCCGTGGGCGGGGACGGAAAAGTCACCGCCGTCGGCAAGACTTTGGCCCGCATCCCCGCTGACCCACGGCTTGCCCGGGCCTTGCTGGACGGATCTGCGGTGGTGGGTCGACGCATAACCGCTGAAACTGTGGCACTCGTGGCCGGGGACCACAGAGCACCCGGCGCCGACCTGACAAAGCTGCTTACTATGCTGCGCTCGGGATCAGACCCTGGGGCTCGTCGTTTCGTGGAGGACGTCAAGCGAATGGAGACGCTGGCAGGGAACGAAACGCGGGCGCGGAAGGAGGCTGCCGCCGTCGTGCATCCTCGACCGGCCGCGGATATCACGGCGAGGGAAGCGCCCGGCTTTGTGGTGGCGCTGGCGTTCCCGGACCGCATAGCCAGACGCGTACCCGGTGACGGGTCCACCACATACTTGCTCTCGTCCGGGACACGGGCCGGGCTTCCCGCCGGGAGTTCACTGTCCGGGCATGACTGGCTTGCCGTGGCCGAGGTATCGCGTGCGCAAGGACGTGATGCCGCGGGAACAGGCGCCGTCATCCGTTCTGCCGCGCCGTTGTCGGCCGAACTGGGAGTCGCCGCTGCGCCGGGCCTTCTCACGGAGAAGGTGCAGGCGAAGTTCGAGCAAGGCCGGGTGATGGCCAAGTTGGAGCGCAGTCTGGGCGCCATTGTTTTGTCCTCCACGCCCGTCCGTCCCACCGTCGAATCCGGGCGCAGCGCAGTGTCCAGGGCGTTGGAAAAGTCGGGGTTGTCCATGATCGGCTGGTCAACGGCAGCCGATTCCCTTCGCCGGCGCCTTGGAATGGTGCACCGTGAACTCGGGAAACCCTGGCCTGACGTCAGTGAGACCGCATTGCTGTCCAGGCTTGATGAATGGCTGGGCCCGGAAATGGAGGCGATGGCCACAGGTGCCGCCGCGAGCTCCATCAACCTCGTTGACCCCTTGCGACGCCTGCTCCCATGGCCGGATGCCGCGCGGCTTGAGGACCTCGTGCCGGAGCGCTTGGTGGTGCCGAGCGGTTCGCGTATCCGGATCGACTACCCGGAGGTTGTGGACGGCGGTCCGGACCAACCCGGTACGGGTCACCCCAGCACGGGTCACGACGGCGGCCGCCCGGTGGTGGCGGTCAAGCTTCAGGAATGCTTCGGTTGGGACCGCACGCCGCGCCTCGTCGAGGGCAGGGTCCCGGTGTTGTTTCACTTACTATCCCCGGCAGGAAGGCCGTTGGCTGTGACGGATGATCTCGCATCCTTCTGGTCCGGTCCATACTCCCAGGTTCGGGCCGAGATGCGTGGGCGTTACCCCAGGCACCCCTGGCCCGAAGACCCGTGGACCGCCCCGGCTACGGCCAAGACGAAGAACAAGATGTAG
- a CDS encoding amidohydrolase has product MTPDLIILSDTIHTMDGLPHKEPVQAVAISGGLIAAVGSRNDARQWQQADTRVVDLGNATLTPGLVDCHIHPVFGLDLTIGIDLAGAAALEDVLTLLRAEAASFRTESGHLLRTESGHDGGWLRGWGLNPNAFGTVPLHRSVLDRVTGDQPAFIRLFDGHSALANSRALELAGIHGRFDFDQASEVVCDADGVPTGLLLEAAAMELVQRHIPQETFAQRKARLGELLRDFARSGLTGGHIMDHSEESAALFQALEAEGDLPMRLRSAPWCMPGSGDDTWKELARTIGTGGRRWSVEAIKLFVDGTVDNGTAWLYEPDVHGQSTAPFWPRPEEYSAAVRYFASRGIPTATHAIGDAGVNHVLEALESLRHEVPADVLRGTVHRIEHIETVPDELVARFQGAGVVASMQPTHCTHYSLADHSDNWSTRLGPERADRAWRCRDLRDAGVTLGIGSDWPIAPFEPLPIIADAQLRRRSGHPEQQPIAPSQALTALQALEGYTSHAAKAAGLWDVSGSITVGKRADFTAFELDPLTTAPDVFAASSVLGTFVDGEIQFMLERLA; this is encoded by the coding sequence ATGACTCCTGACCTCATCATTCTTTCCGACACCATTCACACCATGGATGGGCTGCCCCATAAGGAACCCGTCCAAGCCGTCGCCATCAGCGGCGGGTTGATTGCCGCCGTCGGAAGCCGCAACGATGCCAGACAGTGGCAGCAAGCGGACACCCGCGTGGTGGACCTTGGCAACGCGACACTCACGCCAGGATTGGTTGATTGCCACATCCACCCCGTGTTTGGTTTGGACCTGACCATCGGCATCGACCTGGCTGGAGCTGCGGCCCTGGAGGACGTCCTCACACTGCTGCGGGCAGAAGCCGCGAGCTTTCGGACGGAATCAGGGCACCTACTACGAACAGAATCAGGGCACGACGGCGGCTGGTTGCGTGGATGGGGGCTGAACCCGAACGCCTTCGGAACAGTGCCGCTGCACCGAAGTGTCCTGGACCGGGTCACCGGCGATCAACCCGCATTCATTCGCTTATTCGACGGCCATTCGGCACTGGCCAACAGCCGCGCCTTGGAACTGGCCGGAATCCATGGCCGGTTCGACTTTGACCAGGCCTCCGAAGTGGTCTGCGACGCAGACGGTGTTCCCACTGGGCTGCTGCTCGAAGCCGCGGCCATGGAGTTGGTCCAGCGCCATATCCCGCAGGAGACGTTTGCCCAACGCAAAGCCCGCCTCGGTGAGCTCTTGAGGGACTTTGCCCGCTCGGGACTGACCGGCGGCCACATCATGGACCACAGCGAGGAATCCGCTGCACTCTTCCAAGCATTGGAAGCCGAGGGCGATCTTCCGATGCGGCTCCGGTCCGCGCCATGGTGCATGCCGGGCAGCGGTGACGATACTTGGAAGGAACTGGCCAGAACTATAGGTACAGGTGGGCGCCGCTGGTCCGTTGAAGCCATCAAGCTCTTCGTGGATGGCACCGTGGACAACGGAACGGCCTGGCTCTATGAACCCGATGTTCACGGACAGTCCACTGCACCGTTCTGGCCGCGTCCCGAAGAATACTCCGCGGCCGTCCGCTATTTTGCCTCCCGTGGTATTCCGACTGCCACGCACGCAATCGGTGATGCCGGGGTTAACCACGTGTTGGAGGCCCTGGAATCCCTGCGCCACGAGGTGCCTGCCGACGTTCTGCGGGGCACAGTCCACAGGATTGAGCACATAGAAACCGTGCCGGATGAGCTGGTGGCGCGCTTCCAGGGTGCGGGGGTGGTGGCGAGCATGCAGCCGACCCATTGCACCCACTACTCGTTGGCCGATCACAGTGACAACTGGTCCACCCGGCTTGGTCCTGAGCGGGCTGACAGGGCCTGGCGCTGCAGGGATCTTCGCGACGCGGGTGTGACGCTGGGTATCGGCTCCGACTGGCCGATCGCCCCCTTCGAACCGCTTCCGATCATCGCGGACGCCCAGTTGCGCCGGCGTTCGGGACATCCGGAGCAGCAACCCATCGCACCATCCCAAGCCCTCACCGCGCTTCAGGCATTGGAGGGGTACACCTCCCACGCGGCCAAAGCTGCCGGACTGTGGGACGTATCTGGTTCCATTACGGTGGGCAAGCGCGCAGACTTCACTGCTTTCGAACTCGATCCACTGACCACTGCCCCGGATGTATTTGCCGCAAGCAGCGTCCTGGGAACGTTTGTGGATGGCGAGATTCAGTTCATGCTGGAGCGGCTCGCTTAG
- a CDS encoding APC family permease, giving the protein MSDLETRPPAADAGNGLKRNAIGTGGIAFLVISAAAPLTVMAGVAPVAIGVGGIGAPMGYVIAGAVLLIFAISFMAMTKHVKAAGGFYTYITLAMGKTIGLASAILAIVSYNCLQIGVYGLFAVQTQGMLRALFGLDVPWPIVALVAIAAVWFLGYRGIDVGAKVLGVLLLAETAILAIMGFGILARGGADGISFSSFSPEHAFTPGVLAILAVCFAAFMGFESTVLYRREARNPDTSVPRATYIAVGFMSVFYAFIVWTVIQAFGDGNVIAAAGELADGMFFATINQYVGPWAEVVMYVLIVTSVYASQLAFHNAINRYVYMLAKDGVLPAFLGRTHPKYKSPHRAGQIQTVLAAVVIIICAIAGADPYKQLLIWVNTPGIFGIVALQGLVSVAAFIYLRRNPAAATNRLLIPLSAASAVLLFGVVALIAINIELLTFADALTNTILLLVAPVVFLAGLLIARRLRTTRPDVFARIGSFETHDS; this is encoded by the coding sequence ATGTCTGACCTCGAAACACGACCTCCGGCAGCAGACGCCGGTAATGGGCTCAAAAGAAATGCCATAGGCACCGGCGGCATTGCCTTCCTGGTGATCTCCGCAGCGGCTCCCCTGACCGTGATGGCCGGGGTGGCACCTGTTGCCATCGGCGTCGGGGGCATAGGTGCGCCCATGGGATATGTCATTGCCGGCGCGGTCCTGTTGATCTTCGCCATCTCCTTCATGGCGATGACCAAACACGTCAAAGCAGCCGGAGGCTTCTACACCTACATCACCTTGGCCATGGGCAAAACGATAGGGCTGGCCTCAGCCATCCTGGCGATCGTTTCCTACAACTGCCTCCAAATCGGCGTCTACGGATTGTTCGCCGTCCAAACCCAAGGCATGCTCCGCGCCCTCTTTGGTTTGGATGTGCCATGGCCCATAGTTGCTCTGGTAGCCATCGCGGCCGTCTGGTTCCTCGGCTACCGCGGCATCGACGTCGGCGCGAAGGTCCTGGGAGTCCTGCTCCTTGCCGAGACCGCGATCCTGGCCATCATGGGCTTCGGAATCCTGGCACGCGGTGGCGCCGATGGCATCAGTTTCTCCTCGTTCTCCCCCGAGCATGCCTTCACACCTGGTGTACTTGCCATCCTGGCTGTCTGCTTCGCCGCCTTCATGGGCTTCGAATCCACCGTGCTGTACCGGCGTGAGGCAAGAAATCCGGACACATCGGTTCCCCGGGCCACCTACATCGCAGTGGGCTTCATGTCCGTGTTCTACGCCTTCATTGTGTGGACCGTCATTCAGGCTTTCGGCGATGGAAACGTGATCGCTGCTGCCGGTGAACTGGCCGATGGCATGTTCTTTGCCACCATCAACCAGTACGTTGGCCCCTGGGCTGAAGTGGTCATGTATGTGCTGATCGTGACCAGCGTCTACGCCTCCCAGTTGGCCTTCCACAACGCCATCAACCGTTACGTGTACATGCTCGCCAAAGATGGTGTGCTCCCCGCATTCCTCGGCAGGACCCACCCCAAGTACAAGTCCCCGCACCGTGCAGGGCAGATTCAGACTGTCCTGGCCGCCGTCGTCATCATCATTTGTGCCATCGCCGGCGCCGACCCGTACAAGCAGCTGCTGATCTGGGTTAACACGCCGGGTATCTTCGGGATTGTGGCGCTGCAGGGACTGGTCTCTGTAGCAGCGTTCATCTACCTTCGGCGTAACCCGGCCGCAGCTACCAACCGCCTGCTCATTCCTTTGAGTGCAGCCTCGGCCGTCCTGCTGTTCGGCGTGGTGGCATTGATCGCCATCAACATCGAGCTCCTCACCTTTGCCGATGCCCTGACCAACACCATCCTGCTTTTGGTCGCGCCCGTTGTTTTTCTTGCAGGCCTGCTGATTGCCCGCAGACTGCGCACCACCCGCCCCGACGTCTTCGCCCGGATTGGAAGCTTCGAAACCCATGACTCCTGA
- a CDS encoding TetR/AcrR family transcriptional regulator C-terminal domain-containing protein — MARPLVPLISIDALVTAALELVDEAGDFSLPKLAKRIGVSQSSIYNHVSGREEILELMRGRIISESPYVLEDEQDWETSLRAIVRSYRDAFARHPKLAPLLVLQTVQDPKVMALYENLAVALEAAGFRGRDVMSAISTIDSFALGFALDLAAPEVVWAPPAEGYPALTEALSQAGPATERGGAAFDFGLEILIAGLHSRLQSNVL; from the coding sequence ATGGCACGCCCGCTGGTCCCGCTGATATCCATCGATGCACTCGTCACCGCCGCCCTTGAGTTGGTGGACGAGGCAGGAGACTTCAGCCTGCCCAAACTGGCCAAACGGATCGGCGTCAGCCAATCCTCCATCTACAACCACGTCAGTGGGCGGGAAGAAATTCTGGAGCTCATGCGCGGCCGGATCATCTCCGAGAGCCCTTACGTCCTGGAGGATGAGCAGGATTGGGAAACGTCCCTCCGCGCCATTGTCCGGAGCTACAGGGATGCCTTCGCCCGCCACCCAAAACTCGCACCCCTCCTGGTACTCCAAACCGTGCAGGATCCCAAGGTCATGGCCCTCTACGAGAATCTGGCTGTGGCCCTCGAAGCCGCAGGGTTCCGCGGCCGGGACGTGATGTCGGCAATCTCCACCATTGACAGCTTCGCCTTGGGCTTCGCGTTGGACTTGGCAGCTCCCGAGGTCGTCTGGGCGCCACCCGCGGAGGGCTACCCAGCGCTCACCGAGGCCTTGTCCCAAGCGGGTCCTGCTACGGAGCGAGGTGGGGCGGCCTTTGATTTTGGCCTCGAGATACTGATAGCCGGACTGCATTCCCGTCTTCAGTCGAACGTTCTGTGA
- a CDS encoding M50 family metallopeptidase, translating into MNFIQVWWAAVTRGFTDIHTTAVPLPALLGILACAVILSIPRATWRWFGLYVTFVHELGHAYAALMTGRFVHGLRIGLDHSGRLVSSGRSTFGAAWSGFWGYPAPAVVGLCLIAAFAAGRSGAAMSVGALILLVSLIFLRNLTGILVAVLSAAIAQFLILFATPTAVNYVVLALGVALSVGGVRDLFKLAGVHTRRRDRLQASDAFILGRTTGVPAFVWLTGFTAVIVGCSLASVWLLWGMLTV; encoded by the coding sequence GTGAATTTCATCCAGGTTTGGTGGGCCGCGGTGACCCGGGGCTTCACCGACATCCACACCACAGCGGTGCCGTTACCTGCCCTGCTGGGCATCCTCGCATGTGCCGTTATCCTGAGCATCCCGCGTGCCACCTGGCGGTGGTTCGGCTTGTACGTGACTTTCGTCCATGAACTAGGACATGCTTACGCGGCCCTGATGACGGGGCGGTTCGTCCATGGGCTTCGGATCGGACTGGACCATTCGGGTCGTCTCGTCAGCAGCGGCCGGAGCACCTTCGGGGCAGCGTGGTCCGGTTTCTGGGGCTATCCGGCGCCGGCGGTGGTCGGTTTGTGCTTGATCGCCGCTTTTGCGGCAGGCCGGTCCGGCGCAGCAATGTCCGTCGGGGCATTGATCCTGCTCGTCTCGCTCATCTTCCTCAGGAACCTCACCGGGATCCTTGTGGCGGTGTTGAGCGCCGCCATCGCCCAGTTCCTGATCCTGTTCGCGACGCCCACGGCCGTCAACTACGTGGTGCTGGCACTCGGTGTGGCACTGTCCGTGGGTGGCGTCAGGGATCTGTTCAAACTCGCTGGTGTCCACACCAGACGCCGCGATCGCCTGCAGGCTTCTGACGCCTTCATCCTGGGCCGCACCACGGGAGTCCCGGCCTTCGTCTGGCTGACCGGATTCACGGCGGTGATCGTAGGTTGCTCCCTTGCCTCCGTCTGGTTGTTGTGGGGGATGCTCACCGTTTAG
- a CDS encoding elongation factor G-like protein EF-G2: protein MSAKGTRETVRGPGAGGTDAGRGNNGAVLAASDPAKIRNVALVGHSGAGKTTLVEALLAATGAITRMGSISEGTTVSDSDPSAIHQQRSVTLSVAPILVGDIKVNLIDTPGYTDFTGELRAGLRAADAALFVVSSVDGIDAATVALWGECEKIRLPRAVVVSKLDHPRGDFSAAVVRCQEAFGESVIPLYLPAVGNAGLIGVLHGTEAQPARDVEAARGPLIEGIIAESEDETLMDRYLGGDELPLADLITDLETAVARGSFFPVMPTSAETGLGLPELMALLTDALPSPLERIAPSAMKLDGSSLKPLECDPTARLAAEVVRTTVDPFLGRVCLVRVFSGTLREDSSIHIGGRGLGDRGHQDHDADERVTHLYSPVGSSLKAVPQCIAGDICAISKLASAETGDTVSGREAPLLIETWNMPEPLMPVAIEGASRSDEDALAKSIGKVAAADPTLRLERNQDTHQLILWCMGEAHAEVVLDRLRNQGVKLQTVDVITPFRETFASKATGHGRHVKQSGGHGQFAICDIEVEPLARGGGFEFTDKIVGGAIPGTFVTSVEKGVRSQMLKGVSAGFPVVDIKVTLVGGKTHSVDSSDAAFQAAGALALREAAATAKLQLLEPVSSVVISVPDEYVGAVMSDLSGRRGRVTGTTAADGEVTEISAEVPDQELLRYAIELRALTAGTGRFRRSFLRHEPLPKQV, encoded by the coding sequence ATGTCCGCGAAGGGCACGCGTGAAACGGTCAGGGGGCCAGGAGCCGGCGGCACGGATGCTGGACGCGGTAACAACGGCGCTGTCTTGGCGGCGAGCGATCCAGCAAAAATCCGGAATGTGGCACTCGTGGGGCATTCGGGTGCGGGTAAGACAACGCTCGTGGAGGCCCTGCTGGCCGCCACCGGTGCCATCACCAGGATGGGCTCCATCAGCGAAGGCACCACCGTCAGCGATTCGGACCCCTCCGCGATCCATCAGCAACGATCCGTCACGTTGTCCGTAGCCCCGATCCTGGTGGGAGACATCAAAGTCAACCTGATCGACACCCCCGGCTATACGGACTTCACCGGGGAACTGCGCGCTGGTTTGCGGGCCGCCGATGCGGCCCTTTTTGTTGTCTCGTCCGTTGATGGCATCGACGCTGCCACCGTTGCATTGTGGGGCGAGTGCGAGAAGATCCGGCTGCCGCGTGCGGTGGTGGTCAGCAAACTGGACCATCCTCGCGGTGACTTCAGCGCCGCCGTCGTGCGTTGCCAGGAAGCATTCGGTGAGTCAGTTATCCCGCTGTACCTCCCGGCTGTGGGAAACGCCGGCCTCATCGGCGTCCTCCATGGCACTGAGGCCCAGCCAGCCCGGGACGTGGAAGCAGCCAGAGGACCCTTGATCGAAGGCATCATCGCTGAGAGCGAAGACGAAACCCTCATGGACCGCTACCTGGGCGGCGACGAACTACCACTTGCGGACCTGATCACCGACCTTGAAACGGCGGTGGCACGGGGCAGCTTCTTTCCCGTTATGCCCACCTCGGCCGAAACCGGTCTGGGCCTTCCTGAGCTCATGGCACTGCTGACGGATGCCCTCCCATCGCCTTTGGAACGGATCGCTCCCTCGGCGATGAAACTCGACGGTTCGTCACTGAAGCCCCTGGAGTGCGATCCCACCGCTCGCCTTGCCGCTGAGGTAGTGCGGACCACCGTGGATCCGTTCCTCGGCCGTGTGTGTTTGGTCAGGGTCTTTTCGGGGACCCTGAGAGAAGATTCTTCGATTCACATCGGCGGCAGGGGGTTGGGGGACAGAGGCCACCAAGACCACGACGCCGATGAACGCGTTACGCATCTCTACTCGCCTGTGGGTTCGAGCCTCAAAGCGGTTCCACAGTGCATTGCCGGCGATATCTGCGCTATCAGCAAGCTGGCCAGCGCCGAAACCGGGGACACTGTCTCAGGTCGCGAGGCCCCGCTGCTGATCGAGACCTGGAACATGCCCGAACCGTTGATGCCTGTAGCCATTGAAGGAGCGTCGCGCAGTGATGAGGACGCGCTGGCGAAGAGCATCGGCAAAGTGGCCGCCGCCGACCCCACTCTTAGATTGGAGCGCAACCAGGACACGCACCAGCTCATCCTGTGGTGCATGGGGGAAGCCCACGCAGAAGTGGTCCTGGACAGGCTCCGGAACCAAGGCGTCAAACTTCAGACCGTGGACGTTATCACCCCGTTCAGAGAGACCTTCGCCAGCAAAGCCACCGGCCATGGGCGGCACGTCAAGCAATCCGGCGGGCACGGGCAATTCGCTATCTGCGACATTGAGGTGGAGCCCCTTGCCCGGGGTGGCGGTTTTGAATTCACGGATAAAATCGTGGGCGGCGCGATTCCCGGCACTTTCGTCACATCCGTGGAGAAGGGCGTCCGCTCGCAAATGCTCAAAGGCGTATCAGCGGGATTTCCGGTAGTTGACATCAAGGTGACACTGGTCGGCGGAAAGACACACAGCGTTGACTCGTCCGACGCCGCCTTCCAGGCTGCCGGTGCGCTTGCCTTGAGGGAAGCTGCGGCAACGGCCAAATTGCAGCTGCTGGAACCGGTCTCGTCCGTTGTTATCAGCGTTCCCGACGAATACGTTGGCGCGGTGATGAGCGATCTGTCCGGACGCCGGGGCCGGGTTACCGGCACCACTGCCGCTGACGGAGAGGTCACGGAAATCAGCGCCGAGGTACCGGACCAGGAGCTCCTGCGGTACGCCATTGAGCTCCGCGCCCTCACGGCAGGAACGGGGCGTTTCCGCCGGTCCTTCCTTCGCCACGAACCCCTGCCGAAGCAGGTCTAA